In Streptomyces capitiformicae, one genomic interval encodes:
- a CDS encoding glutaredoxin family protein, protein MAGMSAMFRRASRASRSPRERLVTLIGKPGCHLCDDAQVVIEKVCGELGVPWEKKDITQDEELHRQYWEQIPVVLVDGAQHTFWRVNEDRLRKALT, encoded by the coding sequence ATGGCCGGCATGAGTGCCATGTTTCGGCGGGCGTCGAGGGCGTCGAGGAGTCCTCGTGAGCGGCTCGTCACGTTGATCGGGAAGCCGGGGTGTCATCTGTGCGATGACGCGCAGGTGGTGATCGAGAAGGTGTGCGGTGAGCTCGGGGTGCCCTGGGAGAAGAAGGACATCACCCAGGACGAGGAACTGCACCGGCAGTACTGGGAGCAGATCCCGGTGGTGCTGGTGGACGGCGCGCAGCACACCTTCTGGCGCGTGAACGAGGACCGTCTTCGCAAAGCCCTGACGTAG
- a CDS encoding ECF subfamily RNA polymerase sigma factor, BldN family, which produces MYPHVGVDASGLATLRAAVNELLCGFVPTAYAVPALASATAPAGPCYALADGIEQGSARSAVVGGRRSGDGREVGRRGRSGSTATTTRRPAADSDSARMMDLVERAQSGEAEAFGRLYDQYSDTVYRYIYYRVGGKATAEDLTSETFLRALRRIGTFTWQGRDFGAWLVTIARNLVADHFKSSRFRLEVTTGEMLDANEVERSPEDSVLESLSNAALLEAVRRLNPQQQECVTLRFLQGLSVAETARVMGKNEGAIKTLQYRAVRTLARLLPDDAR; this is translated from the coding sequence GTGTACCCACACGTCGGGGTTGACGCCTCGGGCCTGGCTACGCTGCGCGCAGCAGTCAACGAACTGTTGTGCGGCTTCGTCCCCACCGCGTACGCCGTCCCCGCCCTCGCCTCCGCCACCGCGCCCGCAGGCCCGTGCTACGCACTGGCCGACGGCATCGAACAGGGGTCGGCGCGCAGCGCCGTCGTTGGGGGGCGGAGGTCGGGTGACGGGCGGGAGGTGGGCAGACGAGGCCGTTCGGGATCCACCGCCACCACCACCCGCCGCCCTGCCGCCGACAGCGACAGCGCGCGCATGATGGACCTCGTCGAACGCGCCCAGTCCGGCGAGGCCGAAGCGTTCGGCCGTCTGTACGACCAGTACAGCGACACCGTCTACCGCTACATCTACTACCGCGTCGGCGGCAAGGCGACCGCCGAGGACCTCACCAGTGAGACGTTCCTGCGCGCCCTGCGCCGCATCGGCACCTTCACCTGGCAGGGCCGCGACTTCGGCGCCTGGCTGGTCACCATCGCCCGCAACCTGGTGGCCGACCACTTCAAGTCCAGCCGCTTCCGCCTCGAGGTCACCACCGGCGAGATGCTCGACGCCAACGAGGTCGAGCGCTCCCCCGAGGACTCCGTCCTGGAGTCCCTCTCCAACGCCGCGCTCCTGGAGGCCGTACGCCGCCTCAACCCCCAGCAGCAGGAGTGCGTCACCCTCCGCTTCCTCCAGGGCCTCTCCGTTGCCGAGACCGCCCGCGTCATGGGCAAGAACGAGGGCGCGATCAAGACCCTCCAATACCGCGCGGTCCGCACCCTCGCCCGCCTCCTGCCGGACGACGCCCGCTGA
- a CDS encoding bifunctional uroporphyrinogen-III C-methyltransferase/uroporphyrinogen-III synthase, which translates to MSPTTLPAGPEHGHVTFLGAGPGDPGLLTLRAVEALANADVLVAEHDVLDVVRVHARSGVALLDTDSSPPPSPSPNAVSVADTFSGTGTPQLTVVDGASTTVGAPAVRDAAHLVMEAARGGKRVVRAVSGDPGLDTYATEEMLACAAAGVPFEVVPGVATAVGVPAYAGVPLRDAQGADVRFVDARTASDRCWTEVGASDGTVVVSATLETVAAAAGELVAAGRKPDTPLTVTVAGTTTRQRTWTATLGTIAQTLKQAKVLPSPEGGRPVIAVVGERSAAAQRDQLSWFESKPLFGWRVLVPRTKEQAASLSDQLRSYGAVPHEVPTIAVEPPRTPQQMERAVKGLVTGRYEWIAFTSVNAVKAVREKFEEYGLDARAFAGIKVAAVGEQTAKALVAFGVKPDLVPSGEQSAAGLLEDWPPYDPVFDPIDRVFLPRADIATETLVAGLIELGWEVDDVTAYRTVRASPPPAETREAIKGGGFDAVLFTSSSTVRNLVGIAGKPHNVTVIACIGPATAKTAEEHGLRVDVMAPEPSVHKLAEALADFGLRRRAAAVEAGDPVTRPSERRPGARRRRSTT; encoded by the coding sequence TTGAGCCCCACCACCCTTCCCGCCGGTCCGGAACACGGGCACGTCACCTTCCTCGGTGCCGGACCCGGGGATCCGGGACTGCTGACACTGCGCGCCGTCGAGGCGCTGGCGAACGCGGACGTTCTCGTCGCCGAGCACGACGTGCTCGACGTCGTACGTGTGCATGCCCGCTCCGGCGTCGCCCTGCTCGACACCGATTCGAGCCCGCCGCCGTCCCCGTCCCCCAACGCGGTGTCCGTCGCGGACACGTTTTCGGGCACGGGCACGCCTCAGCTGACGGTTGTTGACGGCGCGTCAACGACCGTTGGTGCACCCGCTGTGCGGGATGCGGCACATCTTGTCATGGAGGCCGCGCGGGGCGGCAAGCGGGTCGTGCGTGCGGTGTCCGGGGACCCCGGGCTCGACACGTACGCCACCGAGGAGATGCTGGCGTGCGCCGCCGCGGGTGTGCCGTTCGAGGTCGTGCCCGGCGTGGCGACCGCGGTGGGCGTGCCCGCGTACGCCGGTGTACCGCTGCGGGACGCGCAGGGCGCCGACGTCCGGTTCGTGGACGCCCGTACCGCCTCCGACCGGTGCTGGACCGAGGTCGGCGCCTCGGACGGCACGGTCGTCGTCTCGGCGACGCTGGAGACCGTGGCCGCGGCGGCCGGTGAGCTGGTCGCCGCCGGGCGCAAGCCCGATACGCCGCTGACCGTGACCGTCGCCGGTACGACGACCCGGCAGCGGACCTGGACCGCGACGCTGGGCACCATCGCCCAGACGTTGAAGCAGGCCAAGGTGCTGCCCTCGCCGGAGGGCGGGCGGCCGGTGATAGCCGTGGTCGGCGAGCGTTCCGCCGCGGCCCAGCGCGACCAGTTGTCGTGGTTCGAGAGCAAGCCCCTGTTCGGGTGGCGGGTTCTCGTACCGCGTACGAAGGAGCAGGCCGCCTCGCTCTCCGACCAACTGCGGTCCTACGGCGCCGTGCCGCACGAGGTGCCGACGATCGCCGTCGAGCCTCCGCGTACGCCGCAGCAGATGGAACGGGCCGTCAAGGGGCTCGTGACCGGGCGGTACGAGTGGATCGCCTTCACCTCGGTGAACGCGGTCAAGGCCGTGCGGGAGAAGTTCGAGGAGTACGGGCTCGATGCGCGGGCCTTCGCCGGGATCAAGGTCGCGGCGGTGGGGGAGCAGACGGCCAAGGCGCTCGTCGCCTTCGGCGTGAAGCCGGATCTGGTGCCCAGCGGGGAGCAGAGCGCGGCGGGGTTGCTGGAGGACTGGCCTCCCTACGATCCGGTGTTCGACCCCATTGACCGGGTGTTCCTGCCTCGGGCCGACATCGCCACGGAGACGTTGGTGGCCGGGCTGATCGAGCTCGGGTGGGAGGTCGACGACGTCACGGCTTATCGGACGGTTCGGGCTTCGCCGCCGCCGGCTGAGACTCGGGAGGCGATCAAGGGGGGCGGGTTCGATGCCGTGCTCTTCACGTCGTCTTCCACTGTGCGGAATCTGGTGGGTATTGCCGGGAAGCCGCACAACGTGACGGTGATCGCTTGTATCGGTCCGGCTACCGCCAAGACCGCCGAGGAGCATGGGCTTCGGGTGGATGTGATGGCCCCCGAGCCGTCCGTGCACAAGCTGGCTGAGGCGCTGGCCGACTTCGGCTTGCGGCGGCGGGCCGCGGCCGTGGAGGCGGGGGATCCGGTTACCCGGCCCAGTGAGCGGCGGCCGGGGGCGCGTCGGCGGCGGTCGACGACCTGA
- a CDS encoding NAD-dependent epimerase/dehydratase family protein — translation MGKVVLVTGVARQLGGRFVRRIQRDPEVERVIAVDAVPPGHHLGGADFVQADIRHPAIARVLAEHNVDTVVHMDVTGTPLGSGGRATLKETNVIGTMQLLGACQKSPSVKRLVVKSSTNVYGSAPRDPAVFTETTPPKSLPSGGFAKDTVEVEGYVRGFARRRPDVAVCVLRFANILGPSADSPLASYFSLPVLPTVLGYDPRLQFVHEDDVIEVLRIASHEPERGTLNSGTFNIAGDGVLLLSQCARRLGRPTVPLLMPAVSWVGSMVRTLGVSDFSPEQLRLLTHGRVVSTNQMRETLGYRAKYTTAETFADFARSRGPGLLPPEALAGAIDRIAALPLPALPVPGGGHPPKQSAN, via the coding sequence TTGGGGAAGGTCGTGCTCGTGACCGGGGTGGCCCGTCAGCTGGGGGGCCGGTTCGTCCGGCGGATCCAGCGTGACCCGGAGGTCGAGCGGGTCATCGCCGTCGACGCGGTGCCCCCGGGGCACCATCTGGGCGGCGCGGACTTCGTGCAGGCCGATATCCGGCACCCGGCCATAGCCCGAGTGCTGGCCGAGCACAACGTCGACACCGTGGTGCACATGGACGTCACGGGTACCCCGTTGGGCAGCGGCGGCCGGGCCACGCTGAAGGAGACCAACGTCATCGGCACCATGCAGCTGCTCGGTGCCTGCCAGAAGTCCCCGTCGGTCAAGCGGCTGGTCGTGAAGTCCAGCACGAACGTGTACGGGTCCGCGCCGCGTGACCCGGCCGTGTTCACCGAGACCACGCCGCCCAAGTCGCTGCCCAGCGGCGGCTTCGCCAAGGACACCGTCGAGGTCGAGGGCTATGTGCGGGGCTTCGCGCGGCGTCGGCCCGACGTGGCCGTGTGTGTGCTGCGGTTCGCGAACATTCTCGGGCCGAGCGCCGATTCGCCGCTCGCCTCGTACTTCTCGCTGCCGGTGCTGCCGACCGTGCTGGGCTATGACCCGCGGCTGCAGTTCGTGCACGAGGACGATGTGATCGAGGTGCTGCGGATCGCCTCGCACGAGCCGGAGCGCGGCACGCTCAACAGCGGCACGTTCAACATCGCCGGCGACGGCGTCCTGCTGCTCTCGCAGTGCGCGCGGCGGCTGGGCCGGCCGACCGTGCCGCTGCTGATGCCGGCGGTCAGCTGGGTCGGTTCGATGGTCCGTACGCTCGGCGTCTCGGACTTCTCGCCGGAGCAGCTGCGGCTGCTGACCCACGGCCGGGTCGTGTCGACGAACCAGATGCGCGAGACGCTGGGCTACCGGGCCAAGTACACGACCGCGGAGACCTTCGCGGACTTCGCGCGCAGCCGCGGGCCCGGCCTGCTGCCCCCCGAGGCCCTCGCGGGGGCCATCGACCGGATCGCCGCACTGCCCCTGCCCGCCCTGCCCGTACCGGGCGGTGGCCACCCCCCGAAGCAGAGCGCCAACTGA
- a CDS encoding lysophospholipid acyltransferase family protein gives MADAKVIPFDDDRTRGGATQRPSRRRGTGSRRKGEPAVVRDVHGGREGRETGEVQPLPGRPASADDVPVTREKPEPPQEAAEAQNGSSLERRIAGGLAFLRKRLTGDYEVDDFGYDEELTDQVLMSLLRPVYEKYFRVEVKGIENIPTDGGALIVANHSGTLPMDGLMMQVAVHDNHPAGRHLRLLAADLVFMLPVVNELARKLGHTLACAEDASRLLQQGELVGVMPEGFKGLGKPFGDRYKLQRFGRGGFVSTALRAGTPIIPCSIVGAEEIYPMIGNSKTLARLLGFPYFPITPTFPWLGPLGAVPLPTKWTIQFGEPIPTDGYPPEAAEDPMLMFNLTDQVREQIQHTLYKLLVQRRSVFF, from the coding sequence ATGGCTGATGCCAAGGTCATTCCGTTCGACGACGACCGGACGCGCGGGGGTGCCACGCAGCGCCCGTCGCGCCGCCGGGGCACGGGGAGCCGGCGCAAGGGCGAGCCCGCGGTCGTCCGCGACGTCCATGGGGGCCGTGAGGGTCGTGAGACCGGTGAGGTCCAGCCTCTCCCCGGACGGCCGGCCAGCGCCGATGATGTCCCTGTGACACGGGAGAAGCCGGAGCCGCCCCAGGAGGCCGCCGAGGCGCAGAACGGCAGCAGTCTCGAACGACGGATCGCGGGCGGTCTCGCCTTCCTGCGTAAGCGGCTCACGGGTGATTACGAGGTCGACGACTTCGGCTACGACGAGGAGTTGACCGACCAGGTCCTGATGTCCCTGCTGCGGCCGGTGTACGAGAAGTACTTCCGTGTCGAGGTGAAGGGCATCGAGAACATCCCGACGGACGGTGGCGCGCTGATCGTCGCCAATCACTCCGGGACGCTGCCGATGGACGGCCTGATGATGCAGGTCGCCGTGCACGACAACCATCCGGCCGGGCGCCATCTGCGGCTGCTCGCGGCGGACCTGGTCTTCATGCTGCCGGTGGTCAATGAACTGGCCCGCAAGCTCGGGCACACCCTCGCGTGCGCGGAGGACGCCTCGCGGTTGTTGCAGCAGGGTGAGCTCGTCGGGGTGATGCCGGAGGGGTTCAAGGGGCTGGGTAAGCCGTTCGGGGACCGGTACAAGCTGCAGCGGTTCGGGCGGGGTGGGTTCGTCTCGACCGCGTTGCGGGCTGGTACGCCGATCATTCCGTGCTCGATCGTGGGGGCGGAGGAGATCTACCCGATGATCGGGAACTCCAAGACGCTTGCGCGGCTGCTGGGCTTTCCGTACTTCCCGATCACGCCTACGTTTCCGTGGCTCGGGCCGTTGGGGGCGGTGCCGTTGCCGACGAAGTGGACGATTCAGTTCGGGGAGCCGATTCCTACGGATGGGTATCCGCCGGAGGCTGCCGAGGATCCGATGCTGATGTTCAACCTGACGGATCAGGTGCGGGAGCAGATTCAGCACACGTTGTACAAGTTGCTGGTGCAGCGGCGGTCGGTGTTTTTCTGA
- a CDS encoding redox-sensing transcriptional repressor Rex, with product MATGRTHRPATRSRGIPEATVARLPLYLRALTALSERSVPTVSSEELAAAAGVNSAKLRKDFSYLGSYGTRGVGYDVEYLVYQISRELGLTQDWPVVIVGIGNLGAALANYGGFASRGFRVAALIDADPAMAGKPVAGMPVQHSDDLEKIVEDNGVSIGVIATPAGAAQPVCDRLVAAGVTSILNFAPTVLSVPDGVDVRKVDLSIELQILAFHEQRKAGEEAAGETGAVPLAPKEAGKGPDGDVPAVMPA from the coding sequence GTGGCAACTGGCCGAACTCACCGACCGGCGACCCGTAGCCGAGGGATTCCCGAGGCCACCGTCGCCAGGCTTCCGCTGTACCTCCGTGCCCTGACCGCGTTGTCGGAGCGCTCGGTACCCACCGTTTCATCCGAGGAACTGGCGGCCGCGGCCGGGGTCAACTCCGCGAAGCTGCGCAAGGACTTCTCGTACCTGGGTTCCTACGGGACGCGGGGGGTCGGCTACGACGTCGAGTATCTCGTCTACCAGATCTCGCGTGAGCTGGGGCTGACCCAGGACTGGCCGGTCGTGATCGTCGGTATCGGTAACCTCGGCGCGGCGCTGGCCAACTACGGCGGGTTCGCGTCCCGTGGATTCCGGGTCGCGGCGCTGATCGACGCCGATCCGGCGATGGCGGGGAAGCCGGTCGCGGGGATGCCGGTCCAGCACTCGGACGACCTGGAGAAGATCGTCGAGGACAACGGGGTGTCGATCGGTGTGATCGCCACTCCCGCCGGTGCCGCGCAGCCGGTCTGTGACCGGCTCGTCGCCGCGGGTGTCACGTCCATCCTGAACTTCGCGCCCACCGTTCTCTCCGTGCCGGACGGTGTCGACGTACGCAAGGTGGATCTCTCGATCGAGCTGCAGATCCTCGCCTTCCACGAGCAGCGCAAGGCCGGTGAGGAGGCCGCGGGTGAGACCGGGGCCGTGCCGCTGGCTCCCAAGGAGGCAGGGAAAGGACCGGACGGGGATGTCCCCGCCGTGATGCCGGCATGA
- the hemC gene encoding hydroxymethylbilane synthase — MSEPQQRALRLGTRRSKLAMAQSGQVADAVRGLTGRPVELVEITTYGDVSREHLAQIGGTGVFVTALRDALLSGEVDFAVHSLKDLPTTQPADLVLAAVPVREDARDVLVARDGLAFEQLPEGARVGTGSPRRMAQLNAYARNHGLTIETVPIRGNVDTRIGYVRKGELDAVVLAAAGLNRIGRIDEVTDFLSVDTVLPAPGQGALAIECAADNAELIAALAGLDDPYTRAAVTAERSLLAALEAGCSAPVGAFADLLADGQTVKEMRLRGVVGTTDGSTLVQLSTTGPVPETYDQAMALGRELAAEMLAKGAAGLMGERAH, encoded by the coding sequence ATGAGTGAGCCGCAACAGAGGGCACTGAGGCTCGGGACGAGGCGCAGCAAACTCGCCATGGCCCAGTCCGGGCAGGTGGCGGACGCCGTGCGCGGCCTGACCGGACGACCCGTCGAACTCGTGGAGATCACGACGTACGGCGATGTCTCCCGCGAGCACCTGGCGCAGATCGGCGGCACGGGTGTGTTCGTCACCGCGCTGCGCGACGCGCTGCTGAGCGGCGAGGTCGACTTCGCCGTGCACTCGCTCAAGGACCTGCCCACCACACAGCCCGCCGACCTGGTGCTGGCCGCCGTGCCGGTGCGGGAGGACGCGCGGGACGTACTGGTCGCCCGGGACGGCCTCGCCTTCGAGCAGCTGCCGGAGGGCGCCCGCGTCGGTACCGGTTCGCCTCGGCGGATGGCGCAGCTGAACGCGTACGCCCGCAACCACGGGCTGACCATCGAGACCGTGCCGATCCGCGGCAACGTGGACACCCGGATCGGGTATGTGCGGAAGGGTGAGCTGGACGCCGTCGTTCTGGCCGCCGCCGGACTGAACCGGATCGGGCGCATTGATGAAGTGACCGACTTCCTTTCGGTCGACACCGTTTTGCCCGCCCCCGGCCAGGGGGCACTGGCGATCGAATGCGCCGCCGACAACGCGGAGCTGATCGCCGCGCTCGCCGGGCTCGACGACCCGTACACTCGGGCCGCCGTGACCGCCGAGCGGTCCCTGCTCGCCGCCCTGGAGGCCGGTTGCAGCGCACCTGTAGGTGCGTTCGCCGACCTTCTGGCCGACGGGCAGACTGTCAAGGAGATGCGCCTGCGCGGCGTCGTCGGCACGACCGACGGCTCGACGCTGGTGCAGCTGTCCACCACCGGTCCCGTGCCCGAGACGTACGACCAAGCAATGGCGCTCGGCCGTGAACTCGCCGCCGAGATGCTCGCTAAGGGCGCGGCCGGTCTGATGGGGGAGCGAGCACATTGA
- a CDS encoding DUF5667 domain-containing protein: protein MIANVSAHRRANAFAQALEELSDRATAAEQPEEPAPAPAAEQTEQGRLLTLATGLGELPKPVLDPEVKVVHRAQLVAAMEAMLRDGTVPGGEAADPSVPEQRAGKARGAHRASPLGKLRPRSRLTKGLAAGGLSVGVAAGAFGGVAAASSDALPGDSLYGLKRGIEDVKLTLADESDDRGRLYLDQASTRLSEARRLMERDRGGQLDHESVGEVRRALTGMRHDASEGHRLLHEAFQRDPDSLGPIQALSAFSQSHREAWGALRDRLPVQLGDVSQQVSSVFDAIDEEVAPHQSLLPQPPAQGGDGRQRSTDSGAPGSTDPGRPAPTNPGGSTDGTQDSSGNPKPSTSDSTAEGLVGGTTGDLLNPPLDAPGTVSPSTDKSTPTTEPDVTLPPLLPGLVPSLDIDGENTN, encoded by the coding sequence GTGATCGCAAACGTATCGGCACACCGGCGGGCGAACGCCTTCGCCCAGGCCCTGGAGGAGCTGTCCGACCGGGCCACGGCGGCCGAGCAGCCCGAAGAACCGGCACCGGCCCCGGCGGCGGAACAGACCGAGCAGGGCCGCCTGTTGACCCTGGCGACCGGTCTCGGCGAGCTGCCCAAGCCAGTGCTCGACCCCGAGGTCAAGGTCGTCCATCGCGCCCAACTGGTGGCCGCGATGGAAGCCATGCTGCGGGACGGCACGGTGCCGGGAGGCGAGGCGGCGGACCCTTCGGTGCCGGAGCAGCGAGCGGGCAAGGCACGGGGCGCCCACCGGGCAAGCCCGCTGGGCAAGCTGCGACCACGTTCACGACTGACGAAGGGCCTCGCCGCGGGCGGGCTCAGCGTCGGTGTGGCCGCGGGAGCCTTCGGCGGGGTGGCCGCCGCCAGCTCGGACGCCCTGCCCGGTGACTCGCTCTACGGCCTCAAGCGCGGCATCGAGGACGTGAAGCTCACCCTGGCCGACGAGAGCGACGACCGCGGCCGGCTCTACCTGGACCAGGCGTCCACCCGGCTCAGCGAGGCCCGCAGACTGATGGAGCGCGACCGCGGCGGACAGCTCGACCACGAATCCGTCGGCGAGGTCCGCCGCGCCCTCACCGGCATGCGGCACGACGCCTCCGAGGGCCACCGCCTGCTGCACGAGGCCTTCCAGCGCGACCCCGACTCCCTGGGCCCCATCCAGGCTCTCTCGGCCTTCTCTCAGTCCCACCGGGAGGCGTGGGGCGCACTGCGCGACCGGCTGCCCGTGCAGCTCGGGGACGTCAGTCAGCAGGTCTCCTCGGTCTTCGACGCCATAGACGAAGAGGTCGCCCCGCACCAGTCGCTGCTGCCGCAGCCCCCCGCCCAGGGCGGCGACGGCAGGCAGCGCTCCACGGACTCCGGCGCCCCCGGCTCCACGGACCCCGGTCGGCCGGCCCCCACCAACCCCGGCGGCTCCACCGACGGCACCCAGGACAGCAGCGGCAACCCCAAGCCGTCCACCTCCGACAGCACAGCCGAAGGCCTCGTCGGCGGCACCACCGGCGACCTCCTGAACCCGCCTCTGGACGCCCCCGGCACCGTCTCCCCGTCCACCGACAAGAGCACCCCGACCACAGAACCCGACGTCACTCTCCCGCCCCTCCTCCCGGGCCTCGTCCCGAGCCTGGACATCGACGGCGAGAACACGAACTAG
- a CDS encoding HAD family hydrolase, whose product MAALGWLTPRRRSATARSVLAGEASAEAARKSSQELEDVAPAPDTAAQEPEFPVLGDDKAAAFFDLDNTVMQGASLFHFGRGLYKRKFFETRDLARFAWQQAWFRLAGSEDPEHMQDAQNSALSIVKGHRVAELTIIGEEIYDEYMAERIWPGTRALAQAHLDAGQKVWLVTAAPVEIAQVIARRLGLTGALGTVAESVDGVYTGKLVGEPLHGPAKAEAVRALAAAESLDLSRCAAYSDSHNDIPMLSLVGHPYAINPDTKLRKHAREMDWRLRDYRTARKAAKVGLPAAAGVGAVAGGTVAAIALHRRRR is encoded by the coding sequence ATGGCCGCTCTCGGATGGCTCACTCCCCGTAGGCGCTCCGCCACGGCGCGGAGCGTTTTGGCAGGCGAGGCCTCGGCGGAGGCAGCGCGCAAGTCCTCCCAGGAGTTGGAGGACGTCGCCCCCGCGCCCGACACCGCTGCCCAGGAACCGGAGTTCCCGGTCCTCGGCGACGACAAGGCCGCGGCGTTCTTCGACCTCGACAACACCGTCATGCAGGGCGCCTCCCTGTTCCACTTCGGCCGGGGCCTGTACAAGCGGAAGTTCTTCGAGACGCGCGACCTCGCCCGATTCGCCTGGCAGCAGGCCTGGTTCAGGCTGGCGGGGTCCGAGGACCCCGAGCACATGCAGGACGCCCAGAACTCCGCGCTCTCCATCGTCAAGGGCCACCGCGTCGCCGAACTGACGATCATCGGCGAGGAGATCTACGACGAGTACATGGCCGAGCGCATCTGGCCGGGCACCCGGGCCCTCGCCCAGGCCCACCTGGACGCCGGCCAGAAGGTCTGGCTGGTCACCGCGGCCCCCGTCGAGATCGCCCAGGTGATCGCCCGCCGCCTGGGCCTGACCGGCGCCCTGGGGACGGTGGCCGAGTCCGTCGACGGCGTCTACACCGGCAAGCTGGTCGGCGAGCCCCTCCACGGCCCCGCGAAGGCGGAGGCGGTGCGCGCCCTGGCCGCGGCGGAGAGCCTGGACCTCTCCCGCTGCGCCGCGTACAGCGACTCCCACAACGACATCCCCATGCTCTCCCTCGTCGGGCACCCGTACGCCATCAACCCCGACACCAAACTCCGCAAGCACGCCCGAGAGATGGACTGGCGGCTCCGCGACTACCGCACCGCCCGCAAGGCCGCCAAGGTAGGCCTCCCCGCGGCAGCAGGCGTAGGCGCGGTGGCCGGCGGCACAGTAGCGGCGATCGCGTTGCACCGCCGCCGCCGCTGA
- a CDS encoding glutamyl-tRNA reductase, translating to MSLLVVGLSHRSAPVSVLERAALSPDAQIKLLQDTVAAEPAAEAAVLATCNRIELYADVDKFHAGVAELSTLLAQHSGVGLDELTPYLYVHYEDRAVHHLFSVACGLDSMVVGEGQILGQIKNSLAGAQETHTAGRLLNDLFQQGLRVGKRAHSETGIDRAGQSLVTFGLEQFTAGADVESWAAGKRAVVIGAGSMSSLAAATLARAGVAEIVIANRTYDRAERLALLLGEQYGQRLTESGETDVLARAVPMESVPAELTRADVVVSCTGATGLVLTADVVAAAVEGRVPEGTPGAPETRTHIRPVLPPTSVGTDENCPLDLSAGAVQGGGFSVLGEAAVAGMDAATLEQHAAWVDNATVDIRDRRRTPAADAELITALAATVARTGRITELRRPEPVVEVPRPAPVLALLDLAMPRDIDAAAHRLAGVRLVDIESLAEASADAPMAADVDMVRRIVSDEVAAFGAAQRAAHITPTVVALRAMAAEVVASEIARLEGRLPGLDDKHRGEITQTVRRVVDKLLHAPTVRVKQLAAEPGGAGYADALRTLFDLDQETVAAVSRAEDSKTTENDAENRGRS from the coding sequence ATGAGTCTCCTGGTCGTCGGGCTGAGCCACCGCAGTGCTCCGGTGAGTGTGCTGGAGCGGGCCGCGCTGTCCCCGGACGCGCAGATCAAGTTGCTTCAGGACACGGTCGCCGCCGAGCCGGCCGCCGAGGCCGCCGTGCTCGCCACCTGCAACCGCATCGAGCTCTACGCGGACGTGGACAAGTTCCACGCGGGCGTCGCCGAGCTGTCCACGCTGCTCGCCCAGCACAGCGGGGTGGGGCTCGACGAGCTGACGCCCTACCTGTACGTGCACTACGAGGACCGGGCCGTCCACCATCTGTTCTCCGTGGCCTGTGGGCTCGACTCCATGGTCGTCGGCGAGGGGCAGATCCTCGGACAGATCAAGAACTCGCTGGCCGGCGCGCAGGAGACGCACACCGCCGGGCGGCTGCTGAACGACCTGTTCCAGCAGGGCCTGAGGGTCGGTAAGCGGGCGCACTCCGAGACCGGAATCGACCGGGCCGGGCAGTCGTTGGTGACCTTCGGTCTGGAGCAGTTCACCGCCGGCGCGGACGTCGAGAGCTGGGCCGCGGGCAAGCGGGCCGTCGTCATCGGCGCCGGGTCGATGTCGTCGCTGGCCGCCGCCACGCTCGCGCGGGCGGGCGTCGCCGAGATCGTGATCGCCAACCGGACGTACGACCGTGCCGAGCGGCTCGCTCTCCTGCTCGGAGAGCAATATGGACAACGTCTTACCGAGTCGGGCGAAACGGACGTGCTGGCCCGCGCGGTGCCGATGGAGTCGGTGCCGGCCGAGCTGACCCGTGCCGATGTCGTCGTCTCGTGCACGGGCGCCACGGGTCTGGTCCTCACCGCCGACGTGGTCGCGGCGGCGGTCGAGGGCCGGGTGCCCGAGGGCACGCCCGGCGCACCGGAGACCCGTACGCATATACGGCCCGTGCTGCCCCCCACGTCTGTCGGCACCGACGAGAACTGTCCGCTCGACCTCTCCGCCGGAGCCGTGCAGGGCGGTGGCTTCTCCGTGCTCGGGGAGGCCGCGGTGGCCGGGATGGACGCGGCGACGCTGGAGCAGCACGCGGCCTGGGTCGACAACGCCACGGTCGACATCCGGGACCGGCGACGGACCCCCGCCGCCGACGCCGAGCTGATCACCGCGCTCGCCGCGACGGTGGCCCGCACCGGACGGATCACCGAGCTGCGCAGGCCCGAGCCGGTCGTCGAGGTGCCCCGGCCCGCGCCCGTGCTGGCGCTGCTGGACCTGGCGATGCCCCGGGACATCGACGCGGCCGCGCACCGGCTGGCGGGCGTACGGCTGGTCGACATCGAGTCGCTCGCCGAGGCCTCGGCGGACGCTCCGATGGCCGCCGACGTGGACATGGTGCGGCGGATCGTTTCGGACGAGGTCGCCGCGTTCGGCGCCGCTCAGCGGGCCGCGCACATCACACCGACCGTCGTGGCGCTGCGGGCCATGGCCGCCGAGGTCGTCGCGAGCGAGATCGCCCGCCTGGAGGGCCGGCTGCCGGGGCTCGACGACAAGCACCGCGGCGAGATCACCCAGACCGTGCGGCGCGTCGTCGACAAGCTGCTGCACGCGCCGACCGTACGGGTCAAGCAACTCGCGGCCGAGCCCGGCGGCGCCGGGTACGCGGACGCGCTGCGGACCCTGTTCGACCTGGACCAGGAGACGGTCGCTGCCGTGTCCCGGGCCGAGGACAGCAAGACCACCGAGAACGACGCCGAGAACCGAGGGCGATCATGA